One region of Alosa alosa isolate M-15738 ecotype Scorff River chromosome 1, AALO_Geno_1.1, whole genome shotgun sequence genomic DNA includes:
- the gpm6ab gene encoding glycoprotein M6Ab isoform X1 translates to MEENMEEGQSQKGCLECCIKCLGGIPYASLIATILLYAGVALFCGCGHEALSGTVTILENYFEMVKGPVESLDVFTMIDIFKYVIYGVAAAFFVYGILLMVEGFFTTGAIRDLYGDFKITTCGRCVSAWFIMLTYIFMLAWLGVTAFTSLPVFMYFNIWTICQNSTINEGANLCLDLRQFGIVTLADDRKVCTNSDKFKLMCESTELDMTFHLFICALAGAGAAVIAMVHYLMVLSANWAYVKDACRMQKYEDIKSKEEQELHDIHSTRSKERLNAYT, encoded by the exons GGTGCCTGGAGTGCTGCATCAAATGCCTGGGGGGCATCCCGTACGCATCACTCATCGCCACCATCCTGCTGTATGCCGGCGTGGCCCTGTTCTGTGGCTGTGGCCATGAGGCCCTCTCAGGGACCGTCACCATCCTGGAGAACTACTTTGAGATGGTCAAAGGCCCCGTGGAGTCTCTGGACGTGTTCACCAT GATTGACATCTTCAAGTATGTGATCTATGGCGTGGCTGCTGCTTTCTTCGTGTATGGAATTTTGCTGATGGTGGAGGGCTTCTTTACGACCGGAGCCATCCGCGACCTGTATGGAGACTTCAAAATCACCACCTGCGGACGTTGCGTCAGTGCCTGG TTCATCATGCTGACCTACATCTTCATGCTGGCCTGGCTGGGGGTGACGGCCTTCACCTCGCTCCCCGTCTTTATGTACTTCAACATCTGGACCATCTGTCAGAACAGCACCATCAACGAGGGAGCCAACCTGTGCCTGGACCTGCGCCAGTTTG GCATTGTGACTCTTGCTGATGACAGGAAAGTGTGCACCAACTCAGACAAGTTCAAGTTAATGTGTGAGTCGACTGAG CTGGACATGACATTCCACCTGTTCATTTGCGCTCTCGCTGGGGCCGGTGCTGCAGTCATTGCAATG GTCCACTACCTAATGGTGCTGTCCGCTAACTGGGCTTATGTGAAGGACGCTTGCCGGATGCAGAAATACGAGGACATCAAGTCCAAGGAGGAGCAGGAACTGCACGACATCCATTCGACTCGCTCTAAAGAACGGCTGAACGCCTACACATAA
- the gpm6ab gene encoding glycoprotein M6Ab isoform X2 — translation MGCLECCIKCLGGIPYASLIATILLYAGVALFCGCGHEALSGTVTILENYFEMVKGPVESLDVFTMIDIFKYVIYGVAAAFFVYGILLMVEGFFTTGAIRDLYGDFKITTCGRCVSAWFIMLTYIFMLAWLGVTAFTSLPVFMYFNIWTICQNSTINEGANLCLDLRQFGIVTLADDRKVCTNSDKFKLMCESTELDMTFHLFICALAGAGAAVIAMVHYLMVLSANWAYVKDACRMQKYEDIKSKEEQELHDIHSTRSKERLNAYT, via the exons GGTGCCTGGAGTGCTGCATCAAATGCCTGGGGGGCATCCCGTACGCATCACTCATCGCCACCATCCTGCTGTATGCCGGCGTGGCCCTGTTCTGTGGCTGTGGCCATGAGGCCCTCTCAGGGACCGTCACCATCCTGGAGAACTACTTTGAGATGGTCAAAGGCCCCGTGGAGTCTCTGGACGTGTTCACCAT GATTGACATCTTCAAGTATGTGATCTATGGCGTGGCTGCTGCTTTCTTCGTGTATGGAATTTTGCTGATGGTGGAGGGCTTCTTTACGACCGGAGCCATCCGCGACCTGTATGGAGACTTCAAAATCACCACCTGCGGACGTTGCGTCAGTGCCTGG TTCATCATGCTGACCTACATCTTCATGCTGGCCTGGCTGGGGGTGACGGCCTTCACCTCGCTCCCCGTCTTTATGTACTTCAACATCTGGACCATCTGTCAGAACAGCACCATCAACGAGGGAGCCAACCTGTGCCTGGACCTGCGCCAGTTTG GCATTGTGACTCTTGCTGATGACAGGAAAGTGTGCACCAACTCAGACAAGTTCAAGTTAATGTGTGAGTCGACTGAG CTGGACATGACATTCCACCTGTTCATTTGCGCTCTCGCTGGGGCCGGTGCTGCAGTCATTGCAATG GTCCACTACCTAATGGTGCTGTCCGCTAACTGGGCTTATGTGAAGGACGCTTGCCGGATGCAGAAATACGAGGACATCAAGTCCAAGGAGGAGCAGGAACTGCACGACATCCATTCGACTCGCTCTAAAGAACGGCTGAACGCCTACACATAA